The DNA segment TTGTGATCATGCACATattatttccctttttttttcccctttcaacAATACATAAATGGCCTGTTGTAGCCAAGCATGTTTTTAGATACTGTCCTGATTGTATCATGTCAGCACTAACAATTCTAAACTCTGTCGCAGGTTCTGTCTAGCTAATCTCAGCTGCACAGCTTGAAAGTTCTGATGATGGAGATTATATGGGTGTCTTAGTCTGAAGGATCCTTAAATGTTATTTTTGTTCCATCATTGTTCTCCAACAGTCTTGTTTTTCTCAACACCCACAGGAGGTTTGTGCACCCCAATTGAAGTTAATTTCAGAAGAGGGCCTTGTTCTAGAAGCCTAAgtatatattatttattgcaaGGCTTTCTCTTTTCTTGGGTGGTTAACCTGCAATAGCTGCAAATCATActttatgaaatatattttatgtttgtgtaagcatagacTTTTCTAAAGCACTATTTTAGTTCATTTGGCTTAATTATTTGGCAGACATTGGCTGAGAGATGATGGTCGGCCTTCCTAAAATCTGTTGCCTTTTTGGTTGTCTTCCTCATATTGATTGAGGGATTGTCCTGTTTCTTTCAAGATTTATCTTCTGTTCCTACTTCCAGCTTATTAGTTGGCATGAATTGATGGTGATTAAGGCTCACTGTTCTTGGCCATGGAATTGGAGTTTCCTATGGAACTCTGTGGAATTCTAGATTTGTAATGCTAAATACATGTTTCCATGGTTCAGATTTGATACTGAAAAACTGTGTGAAACTTGTGTTCCAAGAGAAGACTGTGGAGATGATTGGTTGTAAATCAAAGGTTTTCTCGTCATCTTTTCCTTGTTAAGATATGCTTTGATTCACTTCTAAATGTAGTATGATCATTTTTATACTAAATAttttcttggtatcatgagaattGTTTTGCTATGTCAGGCACTCACTGACTTTCTAGAGTATCTTTTGCTGCAGTTATACAGGTCGAGAGACAAGTTTCCAAACACATCCAGCAGATTACAGACTATTGCCAGTATCTTGGCAGAAATAGTTGACCACGGAGTTCAAGTTCAGAGTGCTGTAAAACAAATTATATCAGATAGAATTCAGGTCGCTGCCATGGAAATCACATCAAGATAGGTTGGGTTGAGACAAGCAGCAGAAACAACATTAGCAGTGAGAGTATTTGTGGGGCCCTACAATATTCCTTCCAGCATCTCTAGGTGTTACAGTTTTCAGAAGTTAGGAGTCAAAGCTTCTGGTCAGCCAACATGAGGGCCATGAGAATCCAATCAAGTGAAATAACAATTCAAGCGAAGAGAGAAAAGTATTGGATCAATTAGCTGCCAACTTGTTCTGTTCATCTTTGAATTGTCCTTCATTCCCATCCTATGTCTCTATGTTGTGTGCAACTTGGTCAAAGTATTCAGTGCATCTTTCTTTAAGCAGCATGGGAGGCCCATTGCTGGTGATCTCTTTATTCTTTCCCACTACTTCCAGCACAGAATTCTTTTCTGATACACTTGTGTTAGAGATTGTGTATTTTATGCTTGTTCTTGATGCTTTCATTATTCCATCGACTGCTGCACAATTCAGTCAACATTGGGCTAGTCATGGTGATGGTTAATTATGAGCTTTGATTGAATTCATTGCAAAGCATTCATGCCCTCATAGTAGCTTAAATCTACTCATCTATCTTCACTTTGTGCTTACAATCTATGATCAAAGGGATAAATTCTGACTGAAAGATGCAACAAAAATCCTGGATAAATGCCTACACCTCTGCCTATAAAATAAGAACAGTAACTTTTCATTCGCCTATTTGGATTCCTTAATTAGTGATATTATTACAAGATTGTTATTGGTAACCTCATTTACACTATTGACGACGACCCCTTACTTCAAATGAtcatttaagaaaataataataataataataattttattaaatataatttctCGATTatcaatcatattcttatttttCGTAACTCCTCAATCATCCTTACTTTAAACAACTTATTTTATTCCATCCAAACTCTTAGGTGTGTCCACTACGatcaaaaattataaataagtttGTAAATAACGAAAAAAGGTTGCCAAAAAAAATTCTTGTACTATTATTTGGAAAGTTGGGTTTATGAGTTGAAGAAAAATGTGAATCTTTTGTCGATGATACAGATATCTGCAGCAGTCCTTTTACATGGTTTCTGATAACATATCACGATCGATGGAGATACTGTCATTGGAAATCGATTAAAACCACATCTTTACTTTATTGATCGAAAGCCCAATTCAAGCACAAAACAAATAAACGAGTGCAATTCTGCTGAACTCATCTCAAACACTTTGGTCATCGAAAGGTAGATTGTTGCAGACAAATAAAGCACGCCAAGAACAGAGGTCGAAGCAGAGAGAACAGGGAGTAGGTGGTGTGGTCGATGGTCAACATCTGGGGAGATCGGACGGCGGAGGAACCAGCTTCTGGTTGGGGAGCCACCCATCGTTGACCACCCACGCCATCCTCAACCCCCAGCTCGTGTGCACTTCCAGGTGACAGTGCATGAACCAGACTCCTGCAGCCGGGCATGCACGTTACCTCAAACTCCATACACGGCAACCATATGGATTGTACGAGACGAAAGGCCATGCACTTACCGGGGTTATCGGCGAGGAAGCGGATGGCGACCCAACCACCGACCGGCACGCCGACGGTGTTCCTCTCGATCGGATCGGCGAGATTGAATCGCCTGGGATCCTTCGACGGGTCGTAGTTCCCGAATCCGGTGCCCACCACGAAGAAGTTGAAGCCATGGAGGTGCAGGGGGTGGCTCTCGGCCCCTTGGATGCTGGTGTCCTGCATCACCAGCTCCACGCTGGTGTTGAACGGAAGCACCACCACCTTGGTTGCGTTGGTCACGAAGGTGTCGTTGGGCGGAGTCCCAGTGTAGTTGAACGGGAACGGCGGGGTGTCAGGGAAGTCGGTGTCGTAGACCCCCTTCGTCCGCCCGAAGTAGTGCGCCTGGAGGAGCGCCGCCGACGTCGGGAGCGCGAAGGAGATGTTATTGACGGAAGCGGCGAACTTGGTGCCGTTCGGCCCCTGGCAGGTCTGATTCTTGGCGCACGGACTGGTCCCCAGCCCCACCGTGAAGTAGAACCGCCTCTCGACGGTCTTCGGAACGTTCGCGGGGAACTGCGCGCTCGCCAGGCTGCGAAGCTTGCCGGTGTAGTTCGTGGTGTAGGCCGTGTCGTTTAAAGCCGGGAGGGTCGGCCTGAAGAGTGCAAGGTTCTTAACatgggaggaagaagacgaagcgTTCGGCGGAAGGTACACGAGGAGGCCGGCGGTGGTCGTGTTGTCGAAGGTGCCGGACCCGGTGGCGTAAGGCCTGGCCGCCATGAGGAACGTGGCATCAGGAGGACTAGGCTTGGTGTGGAGAAGGACGTTGGTGGTCTGCCCCGGCGCGATGTGGACGATGTCGGCGTCGAAGGGCTTCACGTAGACGGCATCGACGTCGACTACGGTGAGCGTGTGGTTGGCGATGCTGAAGAAGAGCTCGTCGTTGAGTGCAGCGTTGATCATGCGGAGGAGGTACGTCTTCCCGGGCTTCACCTTCAGCTCGAACGTATCTGCTCTAACCACAAACTAAAGTCGATCACTCAAACCCCCTCAGACGAAATCAAACTGGACATCTCTGTTCACCTTTCTTGGAGCAATTGTACAAGGGGCCAGGGAGGCCATTGATGGTGTACGCATCAGAGATATTTGGACCTGCACCAGTCCGAAGAGCTTGAGCAATGATGGCCTCAGGATCCACATTAAACCACTCTCCTGCCACACATCTCATGAATCAATCACCAGAGAAACAGAGTATAATACCTAAGAATGCATTCATGTATACATGTAATGGATTACCAAAGATGACAGGGATTTCCTTGTAGGGTTTAGGAAAAGGGTAAGGAACACCTCGCTTGGGGAGAATGACGATGGGCCCGTAGAGCGTGGCCCTCATCCACGAGATGTGTGCATGCCAAAAGAGAGTGCCTCTTTGGCCCACGATGGTGAAGTTGTAGACGAAGCTTTGGCCAGTCCGGATGGGGCACTGTGTCACGTATGCCGGACCGTCGTACCACCCAGTCCGCAGCTGCCGAACTCCATGCCTGCATGCTCTCCATGAACACAATGGCAAGCTCTCATCTTACTACGTGCAGCACATGACCAAGGAAAACATTGTGGCACAGCTCCATTACCAGTGAATGGTGACATTGTTGGTGACATGGTTAACCACCTTGACGACGACGCGATCGCCCTCCCTCGCCATGATCTTAGGGCCGGGAAACTTGCCGTTGACCGTAACGATGCTCCTCGTGCGGCAGAGCCGTGTCACGTTCTGCAGCCGTATCTACAGGAAGAAATCGAAGAGAAACCATCAGCACATCGATTCTAGCATTGCAAGCTTAATCGCATCTACCTGACAAGCTAATTAAACGCCGTACATCAAACTTGTAGCGCCTTGTCATGCTACCACATGAAAGCTCAGGTACTGCCAAAAGAGTGCTCAAGGCCAAAAGCCAAGCGAGGGAACATATCATCGAGTGCTGAACAGTAGATTCCtccatcttcctctctctctctctctctctctctctctctctctctctctctctctcttatcaccTGATTGAGAACAGAGTTGAAAGTTATATATATAGCGAGAGCGAGAGAGGGAGATGGGAGACCGATGTAACGTAGGTCAAGGTTGGGAGGTCTACTACATAGGACTATTGTTGGTTGATTAGGTGGTGATATGATGCTACAGAATGATAATGTACTCATACAATTAGCATCTGTCTGGTGTTGTTCTGATCACCAGTTTGGTCGAGATGAGTTTTAGAGTGCTGATGAAGTAAGAATAGCTTTTCTCTGTGTGGACTGTTTCCCCAAGATGCAATACCAACATCACTTTTCATCTGCCGAAATCTTCGAGCTCTTCAATCTCCTTCTTAGATTCAGTGTGGCCCCGCGACACCATTTCCTTTTTCGTAGTAACCAAGTAATGGTTTTTGATTTATTAAGCAACTGCATGTGCTTCACCTTCTCCATTGATGATCACCACTGCATTAACATTCCCCTCTTGTATGCTTGTCCTTTTGGAGGTGGTTCGTGTTCTGAGAATAAGAACCGTGCTTCGATGGAACTGTCCCACCTTCGACTTCTTGCAGCATGACAGCACCTTcgactgcatgaggaaatcttatctgctatcaggcAGTACCCGTGGATCCATCGACAACGACGTCCGATCTGGTTCAAAGATTCGAAAACGACAGGGTCTTCTCCCTCACTTTTGTTCTTGCTCTGTAGCCCTCAGGCAGCAGATCAATTCATGCTCGAAGGCTGCACTGCCATCACTGTAACAAAGCAACACCAGTGGCTGTAGCGCGCTATATCAGTTAGGGTTTTTTTTCCCTCGAGTTCTAGATGTCAGCAAGGGAAGGAGAAGAAGTAGCGTGGAATCACAAGAAGAAGAAATCGGTCACTATATCAAACAATCTTACCTCTGCATTATGTTGATCCAGTGACTTCATCTCTTTCCTGTTCTATCGGATGGATGGCGACTCCACGGTAACTACATGACCTAAACACACATGAGAGGATCGAAGCATTAGTTGAATGGTCCATAAATAACATACTCGTTGGTGGAATTGCCACTTTTTGGTCCGCTCAAGCTATCGTGTACATATCCAACAACCCATTCTCATCAGAACCACAATAACTCACTGATGAGGAAAACGTCAAACCGAGGCTCTGCCGGTGAAGAAAGGTGGTAATTCTCATGTTCACTTACAGCAATCTGATTGGTGACGGTGGAGGAAGTGGTTTCTTTCAAGCTATGTAATGCTTTAGAAGTGTGTATCAGAATAAGCTACACGTGTGATGGAAATCATcaccaaaaaatcaagagaaccaGGTTGGTGACTTTCAAATTATTGGTTCAGCAGAAGCAACAGAGTATTGTGGATTGACATGATACTTTACGATCATGCTTTCGGTACCATCACAACCATCAATTTACAAAAGATGTATGCATCAACAGCTGCAGTCTGTTCTCAAAGAAAGCAGATTCATGACCGGTTATATAAGTACCGTGAATTGATATGCTGCACATATTTTGGATTCCAACTATGTCACGATGCGCATCACATTGTACCCTTGCCAAGTCAGCACGGGAGGCGTATCCCCATGTCGACGAGCTGAGACACGTACAGAGAGGCGCCGCCTCGACGAGTCTCACTCTGGAAAGCTCGGGATGGCGCCACATAGCGTCGTTCCTTGCATAGCAGGCGACGACTGAACAATGGTACCATCTCGTCACTCAAGGTTGATCGTCGCGCCAAATCCGCATATGACCAATCCCCGCGTAATTGTATAAAAGCCCCGGATCGACATCTAGCCAAGGGAgaacaaaaaagagagaaaaaaaaaaaaactactaacTTAACCTACGAGGTGTTACGGacggtcgtcgtgcacccgcaataactccattcaacgaatcgttcgtcacTCACATCCACATATACAACTTCttagcagcatgttttgccttggttttgagtcattttgcttgtacaaatgtaagttcgaataagttgcagCGTTACCAAGTAATCACTCATCGAATCGAGCAaaatagcccaaaacagctctgttttcttgtgccacgggctgttttctacaGTCCGCCTCCGCTAaccaaaacgtcaaccatctcagcccctttgaacctccCAGATGGCACaggactggatggggcttcgatatagtgTCGGGTATTGaataatctttcgcaagttcacaCGTTACCTTGACAGGAATTTGTTgttgcgcccggcacccggtgagcagctatttGTGGACTTGTAGCTATTCATTCAACTCTCTAATGtctttgttttccccctctccctcttttctcttgtgcatgcaaggtgctcgctaaattgcttgtaaagcttcccctcttttcgcgagacgtcgggacttgtccgtcgctcgttctttcaaactaattaactttctctttttacaggtccttcgagacctacgagaggttacaagtgggttgatctttgtggagcaatatcgcaagggtgaagcgcaacttaggcaatgcaagctaaattCTCGTCTTTACCGCAAAGGTGCCtctcgacttaggcaaggcaagctaagtacGCGTTTTAAccgcaatggtgcctcacgcattaggcaattccagctaaggccgtgacattatggtatcagagtgggcaagcacttcgagcgagcagtgaaggaacttcgtaacttcgccatggcaaagcattgtGACgagtcaagcaagacggggcaagccggacccttgccccaagtaaccacaggtgggctgcatgtgcatacTCGCTCTTATgctattggagccgctcaagaggagcgcagcaacaaacatgatgagcgagaaattggctactctccactgttgggaaatcatggggggcgacatcatatgcgcagcggaagaacaagaaaacaaaaatccccgattcccaaaaagatgttcgtcgtcgtgcgaagattggtgcgcaaaaatccgtaaaacacaaaactgcgtatagagattgtgttacctagggagatcgtatatccatgtttccttgcagatccttaggagagggtgaaggaggtcaagcgccctcctctctagcggtgatccacacagcagggttgcgacgaccctcctcaaaactccaggcctctgaggtggagagggagaggagaataggaaaggcaagcaaagactctagcctataaggctgtgaatccctcctatttatagagatcccgtgtcaaaccctaatgggtccttccctagtgggtattggatctgcatccaataagacaaggggttcatcggatatctcatatccgaacctctactcatcgcaatgcctaccatatgtatgtgaccctctaggcccaatatcgagctggccgtgagtcatacctgtcagaactccttctaacttagtgaattattatctctgtaataattcactcgactcatcgactacggacgaactaggccactacgccgtagtccccagacgatacaggggaatccaatccattggacctgtctgtcctcagttaccgtatatcgagcatggtgttgtcagacccacacggtttctactcgagtcttgctctaatcggattctcccggagaactctttctctctcaacccgaatgaccctggccagggatttgtctgagcaagaacacatgagatattcctctcatgacgccgagagtggatgatcctctatcgacactcaatagccctcgtaaggtcaactacaactcccaatgaccagctgtactagatctaggacagccaaacctataaatctggtatcaaagagtggagcactcatacaggacatccttggtgtctcaagtctaaggaccagatacaccactaggactacggaatcgctgtctgacaataaggcatcatcaaccatccagcattccgtaagcggatcaatcagtgaactcattctccaatgagcacctgtactgtatccctagtgtccctacacgagcagctatgagaccagctgcatccatcatatggacgggtatacagcacaccagtctatccggttatcacgatgtccctctcgagtaatctatgaccgggattatttaggatatatgtttaaaggt comes from the Musa acuminata AAA Group cultivar baxijiao chromosome BXJ2-8, Cavendish_Baxijiao_AAA, whole genome shotgun sequence genome and includes:
- the LOC103995454 gene encoding laccase-17-like, which gives rise to MEESTVQHSMICSLAWLLALSTLLAVPELSCGSMTRRYKFDIRLQNVTRLCRTRSIVTVNGKFPGPKIMAREGDRVVVKVVNHVTNNVTIHWHGVRQLRTGWYDGPAYVTQCPIRTGQSFVYNFTIVGQRGTLFWHAHISWMRATLYGPIVILPKRGVPYPFPKPYKEIPVIFGEWFNVDPEAIIAQALRTGAGPNISDAYTINGLPGPLYNCSKKDTFELKVKPGKTYLLRMINAALNDELFFSIANHTLTVVDVDAVYVKPFDADIVHIAPGQTTNVLLHTKPSPPDATFLMAARPYATGSGTFDNTTTAGLLVYLPPNASSSSSHVKNLALFRPTLPALNDTAYTTNYTGKLRSLASAQFPANVPKTVERRFYFTVGLGTSPCAKNQTCQGPNGTKFAASVNNISFALPTSAALLQAHYFGRTKGVYDTDFPDTPPFPFNYTGTPPNDTFVTNATKVVVLPFNTSVELVMQDTSIQGAESHPLHLHGFNFFVVGTGFGNYDPSKDPRRFNLADPIERNTVGVPVGGWVAIRFLADNPGVWFMHCHLEVHTSWGLRMAWVVNDGWLPNQKLVPPPSDLPRC